The following are from one region of the Georgenia sp. M64 genome:
- a CDS encoding electron transfer flavoprotein subunit beta/FixA family protein has protein sequence MRIVVCVKHVPDLQAERSLDAAGHLVRGDDDVLNELDENAVEAALELAEATGGEVVALTMGPDDAVDAVRRALQMGATSGVHVIDDRAAGSDVVGTARVLAAAVRKLGEEAPVDLVVTGMASMDGLTAMLPSALAASLELPQLTLAGRVAIDDRTVTVTRTIGDADEVLAAELPLVLSVTDQANEPRYPNFKAIMAAKKRPVAIWDLDDLSLASTGAEADGGPEVGTAGAGTVVVHAAPRPPREAGRVITDSGDAGAQLAAYLVENKLV, from the coding sequence ATGAGGATCGTCGTGTGCGTCAAGCACGTCCCCGACCTGCAGGCCGAGCGCTCGCTCGACGCCGCCGGGCACCTGGTGCGCGGCGACGACGACGTGCTCAACGAGCTCGACGAGAACGCGGTCGAGGCCGCGCTCGAGCTCGCCGAGGCCACCGGCGGCGAGGTGGTCGCCCTCACGATGGGGCCCGACGACGCCGTGGACGCCGTGCGCCGCGCGCTCCAGATGGGCGCCACCTCGGGGGTGCACGTCATCGACGACCGCGCCGCCGGGTCCGACGTCGTCGGGACCGCCCGGGTGCTCGCGGCCGCGGTCCGCAAGCTCGGCGAGGAGGCCCCGGTCGACCTCGTCGTCACCGGCATGGCGTCCATGGACGGCCTCACCGCGATGCTGCCCTCCGCGCTGGCGGCCTCGCTCGAGCTGCCGCAGCTCACCCTCGCCGGCCGGGTGGCGATCGACGACCGGACCGTGACGGTCACCCGGACCATCGGCGACGCCGACGAGGTCCTCGCGGCCGAGCTGCCGCTGGTGCTGTCCGTGACCGACCAGGCCAACGAGCCGCGCTACCCCAACTTCAAGGCGATCATGGCGGCGAAGAAGCGGCCCGTGGCCATCTGGGACCTCGACGACCTCTCGCTGGCCTCCACCGGCGCGGAGGCCGACGGCGGCCCCGAGGTGGGCACCGCGGGGGCGGGGACCGTCGTCGTCCACGCCGCACCGCGCCCGCCGCGCGAGGCCGGCCGCGTCATCACCGACTCCGGCGACGCCGGTGCGCAGCTCGCGGCGTACCTCGTCGAGAACAAGCTCGTCTGA
- a CDS encoding cysteine desulfurase family protein, which yields MGARHYLDHAATTAVRPEVAARYAEELTRLGNPSSLHTAGREARRRLEEAREQLAAALGARPGEVVFTSGGTEADNLAVKGAWWARREDRDALAVSAVEHHAVLEAAAWLAAHEGAQVDRLPVGADGVLDLGAAENLLARRAGRVALVSVMWANNETGVLQPVPEVVELARRHGAAVHTDAVQAVGHVPVDFAPGGPDALTLSGHKLGAPVGTGALLARRELALVPVEHGGGQERGVRSGTIAVAGARALALAVELAVAEVADEGRRLRALRDRLTTGVLAAVPGARLTGPPPGPGPDPRLPGTVHLTVDGADADALLLGLDLAGVAASSGSACQAGVQEASHVLLAMGRDEDTARSALRLSLGRTSTDADVDAVLAALPAVVDGARRAHEVRTRRRGAAAARVAAGSPAAPRPDRAAR from the coding sequence TTGGGCGCCCGGCACTACCTCGACCACGCCGCCACCACAGCGGTGCGGCCCGAGGTCGCCGCGCGCTACGCCGAGGAGCTGACCCGGCTGGGCAACCCCTCCTCCCTCCACACCGCCGGTCGTGAGGCGCGCCGGCGGCTGGAGGAGGCGCGCGAGCAGCTCGCCGCCGCGCTCGGGGCGCGCCCCGGGGAGGTCGTGTTCACCTCCGGCGGGACGGAGGCGGACAACCTCGCCGTCAAGGGGGCCTGGTGGGCCCGCCGCGAAGACCGTGACGCCCTTGCGGTCTCCGCCGTCGAGCACCACGCCGTCCTCGAGGCCGCGGCCTGGCTCGCCGCGCACGAGGGCGCCCAGGTGGACCGGCTGCCCGTGGGGGCGGACGGGGTCCTCGACCTCGGCGCCGCCGAGAACCTCCTCGCCCGGCGCGCCGGGCGCGTCGCCCTCGTCTCGGTGATGTGGGCGAACAACGAGACCGGCGTCCTCCAGCCCGTGCCCGAGGTGGTCGAGCTCGCCCGCCGGCACGGGGCGGCGGTCCACACCGACGCCGTCCAGGCGGTCGGCCACGTCCCCGTGGACTTCGCGCCGGGCGGCCCGGACGCCCTGACCCTCTCGGGCCACAAGCTCGGCGCACCGGTGGGCACCGGCGCGCTCCTCGCCCGCCGCGAGCTCGCCCTCGTGCCGGTGGAGCACGGGGGCGGCCAGGAGCGCGGCGTGCGCTCGGGGACGATCGCCGTCGCGGGAGCCCGGGCGCTCGCCCTCGCGGTCGAGCTCGCCGTCGCCGAGGTCGCCGACGAGGGCCGCCGGCTGCGCGCGCTGCGGGACCGGCTGACCACCGGGGTGCTGGCCGCGGTCCCCGGCGCACGGCTGACGGGCCCGCCACCGGGCCCGGGCCCCGACCCGCGCCTGCCCGGGACCGTCCACCTCACCGTCGACGGCGCCGACGCCGACGCCCTGCTCCTCGGGCTGGACCTGGCGGGCGTCGCCGCGTCCTCCGGCTCCGCCTGCCAGGCGGGCGTGCAGGAGGCGTCCCACGTCCTGCTGGCCATGGGCCGTGACGAGGACACGGCCCGGTCAGCCCTGCGCCTCTCGCTCGGCCGCACGAGCACCGACGCCGACGTCGACGCCGTCCTCGCCGCGCTGCCCGCGGTCGTCGACGGCGCGCGGCGCGCCCACGAGGTGCGCACCCGGCGGCGCGGCGCCGCCGCGGCCCGCGTCGCCGCCGGCTCTCCCGCCGCGCCCCGGCCGGACCGGGCGGCCCGGTGA
- a CDS encoding electron transfer flavoprotein subunit alpha/FixB family protein — MTTLTGTVLVVVDHADGALTAPSTEVLTLARGLTTGDVDAVALAEPDTAALARLGVATVHVPDLDSLPPEVAPVAAEAVLAVVAAVRPEAVLLVSSFAGKEIAARLAVALGSGAVVDATGVSVGEDGRLVASRSVLQGTWETSCAVRRGLPVVAVKPTAVEAADAPAPGPATVSAVPVAFSSVARAVRVVSRTAHPGGSRAPLGEAKVVVVGGRGVEGDFSLVEQLADEIGGAVGATRVATDEGWIDHSAQVGQTGVTISPRLYVGLGVSGAIHHTAGMQTAETIVAVNNDPEAPIFEIADLGVVGDLTEVVPQAVAELRRLRQG; from the coding sequence ATGACCACGCTCACCGGAACCGTCCTCGTCGTCGTCGACCACGCCGACGGCGCGCTCACCGCGCCGTCGACGGAGGTGCTCACCCTCGCCCGCGGCCTCACCACCGGCGACGTCGACGCCGTCGCCCTCGCCGAGCCGGACACCGCCGCCCTCGCCCGCCTGGGCGTGGCCACCGTGCACGTCCCCGACCTGGACTCCCTGCCTCCCGAGGTCGCCCCGGTGGCCGCCGAGGCCGTCCTCGCCGTCGTCGCCGCGGTCCGCCCCGAGGCCGTCCTCCTCGTCTCCAGCTTCGCCGGGAAGGAGATCGCCGCCCGCCTGGCGGTCGCGCTCGGCTCCGGCGCCGTCGTCGACGCCACGGGGGTGTCAGTGGGCGAGGACGGTCGCCTCGTCGCCTCCCGCTCCGTCCTCCAGGGCACCTGGGAGACCAGCTGCGCCGTGCGTCGGGGCCTGCCCGTGGTGGCCGTCAAGCCGACCGCGGTCGAGGCCGCCGACGCCCCGGCCCCCGGGCCGGCCACGGTCTCCGCGGTCCCGGTGGCGTTCTCCTCGGTCGCGCGCGCCGTCCGGGTCGTCTCGCGCACCGCTCACCCCGGCGGGAGCCGGGCACCGCTGGGGGAGGCGAAGGTCGTCGTCGTGGGGGGCCGCGGCGTCGAGGGCGACTTCTCCCTCGTCGAGCAGCTCGCCGACGAGATCGGCGGCGCCGTCGGCGCCACCCGGGTGGCCACCGACGAGGGGTGGATCGACCACTCCGCCCAGGTCGGCCAGACGGGTGTGACGATCTCCCCGCGCCTCTACGTCGGGCTCGGGGTCTCCGGTGCGATCCACCACACCGCCGGCATGCAGACCGCGGAGACGATCGTCGCGGTCAACAACGACCCCGAGGCGCCGATCTTCGAGATCGCCGACCTCGGCGTGGTCGGGGACCTCACCGAGGTCGTGCCCCAGGCCGTCGCCGAGCTGCGCCGCCTGCGCCAGGGCTGA